One region of Channa argus isolate prfri chromosome 20, Channa argus male v1.0, whole genome shotgun sequence genomic DNA includes:
- the afap1l2 gene encoding actin filament-associated protein 1-like 2 isoform X2: MLDQLLMELHRFLLILDKETLSGNATIQKGLLADLLQSYSTNSGADEEYIYMNKVIVTGKDKDEKDAKSDPLVNGKAARHVPVPQKSLPDLPPPRAGVVDREPFPLPAVPAPACIDTSESYYEEAQPYEETINDLDFFNLLSGPWMRVQSSDSVVYAVITGGRYLSIRGPVCSYDGDAVSSSYESYDEEEVTRGKSTQHQWPSAEASIELMKDSRICAFLWRKKWLGQWAKQLCVIKEHRLLCYKSSKEQTPLLDVSLLGCSVVYKEKQLKRKEHKLKIIPVGGEAIVLGLQSKEQTEQWLKVIQEISPKPTENCDPSVSDSSRLICTKGDQSERYSVASESGSSTDSHAETPESKDVKKKSGAGLMFSNLINIGKKKTSSLENPDKCVDTSGYLNVLVNSNWRTCWCLIKNGQLWFYQDKGKNKVSQPAVSLEGCSILPDPSPEHLYSFKINMDGTQLATLEAKTSEDMGHWLGLLLSQTGTKTDPEELAYDYVNSERVSSIVNAAKTSLYFMQRRYSEPNTYIDTPPSIPHTSDDLYDDVASLADPEDAEGSGLPDPEDNNLQENNETCTQNAKDSTGTEHDNENRIYLDLVPVRSFLHTSCASKVSPSKDTCAPFPTPVEDQEDSSCQTKEVSSANLPEPTAVVNETSSSYAGCKPEQERPLTPTSHPQTKPVRSSSQSQETTKKMSLGIPQVLISAGGQKGPTTAGFPHSPQLLRPKAYTMGSTGAIEVKLGRNRTEADVRRYIDERDRLEKEREEVRSNLANLRKERRDTKEELSACQDPKLQASLEARLKEKEEACRVAERHRVEVELQLVEVRESLKKVESGPFTLGTTLDSSLQDTPTPKAAALPAVQSPPSPSSAPSQPSNSNVSADSASPVNSAASLKNRPASMMGTKGNVLQKAKEWEKKSTT; this comes from the exons GTGCTGACGAGGAGTATATCTATATGAACAAAGTCATCGTTACTGGAAAGGACAAAGATGAAAAAG ATGCCAAATCAGATCCCTTGGTGAATGGAAAAGCAGCAAGACATGTACCTGTCCCACAGAAGAGCCTTCCTGACCTGCCACCCCCAAGAGCA GGTGTGGTGGATCGGGAGCCTTTCCCTTTACCTGCAGTTCCTGCTCCAGCCTGTATAGACACTTCAGAGAGTTACTATGAGGAGGCTCAGCCCTATGAGGAAACCATCAATG ATCTGGATTTTTTCAACCTCCTCTCAGGGCCCTGGATGCGAGTGCAGAGCTCTGACAGTGTGGTATATGCTGTTATCACCGGGGGTAGATACCTCTCTATCAGAGGacctgtgtgttcat ATGACGGGGATGCTGTTAGCAGTTCATATGAGTCCTACGATGAGGAGGAAGTGACCAGAGGAAAGTCAACACAGCACCAGTGGCCATCAGCTGAGGCTTCCATTGAGTTGATGAAGGACTCTCGGATATGCGCCTTCCTGTGGAGGAAGAAGTGGTTGGGACAGTGGGCCAAACAGTTGTGTGTCATCAAAGAGCATCGCCTGCTG TGTTATAAAAGCTCGAAGGAGCAGACACCTCTGCTGGATGTGAGTCTGCTGGGCTGCAGTGTGGTCTACAAGGAAAAGCAGCTTAAGAGAAAAGAGCACAAGCTGAAGATCATTCCTGTAGGAGGGGAGGCCATCGTGCTGGGCCTGCAGAGCAAGGAGCAGACAGAGCAGTGGTTAAAG GTGATTCAGGAGATCAGTCCAAAGCCAACTGAAAACTGTGACCCATCTGTGTCTGACTCCTCAAGGCTCATTTGTACTAAG GGAGACCAGAGTGAAAGATACTCGGTAGCTTCAGAGAgcggcagcagcactgacagccATGCTGAAACACCCGAAAGCAAAGATG tgaagAAGAAATCTGGTGCAGGCTTGATGTTCAGCAACCTTATAAACATTGGCAAGAAAAAAACGTCTTCCTTAGAAAACCCAGACAAATGCGTGGACACATCAG GCTACCTCAACGTGCTGGTGAATAGCAACTGGCGGACCTGCTGGTGTCTAATCAAGAACGGTCAACTGTGGTTCTACCAGGACAAGGGCAAAAACAAAGTGAGTCAGCCAGCTGTGAGTCTGGAGGGCTGCAGTATTTTGCCTGACCCCAGCCCCGAGCACCTGTACTCCTTTAAGATTAACATGGACGGCACACAGCTGGCAACCCTGGAG GCTAAGACATCGGAAGACATGGGCCACTGGCTGGGCCTCTTGCTGTCACAGACCGGGACCAAAACTGACCCAGAGGAGCTGGCGTACGACTACGTCAACTCCGAGAGGGTCTCAAGTATTGTCAACGCAGCCAAGACTTCCCTATA cTTCATGCAGAGAAGATATTCTGAGCCAAACACCTACATAGATACGCCACCATCCATCCCTCACACCTCCGATGACCTGTACGATGATGTGGCATCTCTAGCTGATCCCGAG GATGCTGAAGGGAGCGGCCTCCCTGACCCAGAGGACAACAACCTTcaggaaaataatgaaacatgcacacagaatgCCAAGGACTCCACGGGAACTGAGCATGACAATGAAAACAGGATTTACCTGGACCTTGTTCCTGTGCGCTCCTTCCTCCATACATCCTGTGCAAGTAAAGTCTCACCTTCCAAAGACACTTGTGCACCTTTTCCAACCCCTGTAGAGGACCAGGAGGACTCCTCATGCCAAACTAAAGAG GTCAGTTCAGCGAACCTTCCAGAGCCAACGGCAGTAGTAAATGAAACAAGTTCAAGCTATGCTGGCTGCAAACCAGAACAAGAGCGCCCCCTTACTCCCACTTCTCACCCACAAACTAAACCAGTTAGGTCCTCATCCCAAAGCCAGGAGACAACCAAAAAGATGAGCCTGGGAATCCCACAGGTCTTAATCTCTGCTGGGGGACAGAAAGGCCCGACTACAGCTGGGTTTCCTCACAGCCCTCAACTGCTGCGACCAAAGGCATATACAATGG GGTCCACTGGTGCAATTGAAGTGAAACTGGGCAGGAACCGCACAGAGGCAGACGTGCGACGCTACATCGATGAGCGCGATCGTCttgagaaagaaagggaggaagtgCGGAGCAACCTGGCAAACCTGAGGAAGGAAAGGAGGGACACCAAAGAGGAGCTCAGTGCCTGCCAAG ACCCCAAGCTGCAGGCCTCATTAGAAGCTCGTttgaaggagaaggaggaggcgTGTCGGGTGGCAGAGCGCCACAGGGTAGAAGTGGAGCTTCAATTGGTGGAAGTGAGGGAGAGTCTGAAGAAGGTGGAGTCTGGGCCTTTCACACTGGGAACCACACTGGACAGTAGCCTCCAGGACACACCGACT CCTAAAGCTGCGGCTCTGCCTGCTGTTCAGTCACCACCGTCACCATCGTCAGCCCCATCCCAACCCTCCAACAGCAACGTCAGCGCAGACTCAGCTTCACCTGTCAACTCTGCCGCATCTCTAAAAAACAGACCCGCCTCCATGATGGGCACAAAAGGCAACGTTCTGCAGAAAGCAAAG GAGTGGGAGAAAAAATCCACCACCTAA
- the afap1l2 gene encoding actin filament-associated protein 1-like 2 isoform X1, with protein sequence MEKHKVLDQLLMELHRFLLILDKETLSGNATIQKGLLADLLQSYSTNSGADEEYIYMNKVIVTGKDKDEKDAKSDPLVNGKAARHVPVPQKSLPDLPPPRAGVVDREPFPLPAVPAPACIDTSESYYEEAQPYEETINDLDFFNLLSGPWMRVQSSDSVVYAVITGGRYLSIRGPVCSYDGDAVSSSYESYDEEEVTRGKSTQHQWPSAEASIELMKDSRICAFLWRKKWLGQWAKQLCVIKEHRLLCYKSSKEQTPLLDVSLLGCSVVYKEKQLKRKEHKLKIIPVGGEAIVLGLQSKEQTEQWLKVIQEISPKPTENCDPSVSDSSRLICTKGDQSERYSVASESGSSTDSHAETPESKDVKKKSGAGLMFSNLINIGKKKTSSLENPDKCVDTSGYLNVLVNSNWRTCWCLIKNGQLWFYQDKGKNKVSQPAVSLEGCSILPDPSPEHLYSFKINMDGTQLATLEAKTSEDMGHWLGLLLSQTGTKTDPEELAYDYVNSERVSSIVNAAKTSLYFMQRRYSEPNTYIDTPPSIPHTSDDLYDDVASLADPEDAEGSGLPDPEDNNLQENNETCTQNAKDSTGTEHDNENRIYLDLVPVRSFLHTSCASKVSPSKDTCAPFPTPVEDQEDSSCQTKEVSSANLPEPTAVVNETSSSYAGCKPEQERPLTPTSHPQTKPVRSSSQSQETTKKMSLGIPQVLISAGGQKGPTTAGFPHSPQLLRPKAYTMGSTGAIEVKLGRNRTEADVRRYIDERDRLEKEREEVRSNLANLRKERRDTKEELSACQDPKLQASLEARLKEKEEACRVAERHRVEVELQLVEVRESLKKVESGPFTLGTTLDSSLQDTPTPKAAALPAVQSPPSPSSAPSQPSNSNVSADSASPVNSAASLKNRPASMMGTKGNVLQKAKEWEKKSTT encoded by the exons GTGCTGACGAGGAGTATATCTATATGAACAAAGTCATCGTTACTGGAAAGGACAAAGATGAAAAAG ATGCCAAATCAGATCCCTTGGTGAATGGAAAAGCAGCAAGACATGTACCTGTCCCACAGAAGAGCCTTCCTGACCTGCCACCCCCAAGAGCA GGTGTGGTGGATCGGGAGCCTTTCCCTTTACCTGCAGTTCCTGCTCCAGCCTGTATAGACACTTCAGAGAGTTACTATGAGGAGGCTCAGCCCTATGAGGAAACCATCAATG ATCTGGATTTTTTCAACCTCCTCTCAGGGCCCTGGATGCGAGTGCAGAGCTCTGACAGTGTGGTATATGCTGTTATCACCGGGGGTAGATACCTCTCTATCAGAGGacctgtgtgttcat ATGACGGGGATGCTGTTAGCAGTTCATATGAGTCCTACGATGAGGAGGAAGTGACCAGAGGAAAGTCAACACAGCACCAGTGGCCATCAGCTGAGGCTTCCATTGAGTTGATGAAGGACTCTCGGATATGCGCCTTCCTGTGGAGGAAGAAGTGGTTGGGACAGTGGGCCAAACAGTTGTGTGTCATCAAAGAGCATCGCCTGCTG TGTTATAAAAGCTCGAAGGAGCAGACACCTCTGCTGGATGTGAGTCTGCTGGGCTGCAGTGTGGTCTACAAGGAAAAGCAGCTTAAGAGAAAAGAGCACAAGCTGAAGATCATTCCTGTAGGAGGGGAGGCCATCGTGCTGGGCCTGCAGAGCAAGGAGCAGACAGAGCAGTGGTTAAAG GTGATTCAGGAGATCAGTCCAAAGCCAACTGAAAACTGTGACCCATCTGTGTCTGACTCCTCAAGGCTCATTTGTACTAAG GGAGACCAGAGTGAAAGATACTCGGTAGCTTCAGAGAgcggcagcagcactgacagccATGCTGAAACACCCGAAAGCAAAGATG tgaagAAGAAATCTGGTGCAGGCTTGATGTTCAGCAACCTTATAAACATTGGCAAGAAAAAAACGTCTTCCTTAGAAAACCCAGACAAATGCGTGGACACATCAG GCTACCTCAACGTGCTGGTGAATAGCAACTGGCGGACCTGCTGGTGTCTAATCAAGAACGGTCAACTGTGGTTCTACCAGGACAAGGGCAAAAACAAAGTGAGTCAGCCAGCTGTGAGTCTGGAGGGCTGCAGTATTTTGCCTGACCCCAGCCCCGAGCACCTGTACTCCTTTAAGATTAACATGGACGGCACACAGCTGGCAACCCTGGAG GCTAAGACATCGGAAGACATGGGCCACTGGCTGGGCCTCTTGCTGTCACAGACCGGGACCAAAACTGACCCAGAGGAGCTGGCGTACGACTACGTCAACTCCGAGAGGGTCTCAAGTATTGTCAACGCAGCCAAGACTTCCCTATA cTTCATGCAGAGAAGATATTCTGAGCCAAACACCTACATAGATACGCCACCATCCATCCCTCACACCTCCGATGACCTGTACGATGATGTGGCATCTCTAGCTGATCCCGAG GATGCTGAAGGGAGCGGCCTCCCTGACCCAGAGGACAACAACCTTcaggaaaataatgaaacatgcacacagaatgCCAAGGACTCCACGGGAACTGAGCATGACAATGAAAACAGGATTTACCTGGACCTTGTTCCTGTGCGCTCCTTCCTCCATACATCCTGTGCAAGTAAAGTCTCACCTTCCAAAGACACTTGTGCACCTTTTCCAACCCCTGTAGAGGACCAGGAGGACTCCTCATGCCAAACTAAAGAG GTCAGTTCAGCGAACCTTCCAGAGCCAACGGCAGTAGTAAATGAAACAAGTTCAAGCTATGCTGGCTGCAAACCAGAACAAGAGCGCCCCCTTACTCCCACTTCTCACCCACAAACTAAACCAGTTAGGTCCTCATCCCAAAGCCAGGAGACAACCAAAAAGATGAGCCTGGGAATCCCACAGGTCTTAATCTCTGCTGGGGGACAGAAAGGCCCGACTACAGCTGGGTTTCCTCACAGCCCTCAACTGCTGCGACCAAAGGCATATACAATGG GGTCCACTGGTGCAATTGAAGTGAAACTGGGCAGGAACCGCACAGAGGCAGACGTGCGACGCTACATCGATGAGCGCGATCGTCttgagaaagaaagggaggaagtgCGGAGCAACCTGGCAAACCTGAGGAAGGAAAGGAGGGACACCAAAGAGGAGCTCAGTGCCTGCCAAG ACCCCAAGCTGCAGGCCTCATTAGAAGCTCGTttgaaggagaaggaggaggcgTGTCGGGTGGCAGAGCGCCACAGGGTAGAAGTGGAGCTTCAATTGGTGGAAGTGAGGGAGAGTCTGAAGAAGGTGGAGTCTGGGCCTTTCACACTGGGAACCACACTGGACAGTAGCCTCCAGGACACACCGACT CCTAAAGCTGCGGCTCTGCCTGCTGTTCAGTCACCACCGTCACCATCGTCAGCCCCATCCCAACCCTCCAACAGCAACGTCAGCGCAGACTCAGCTTCACCTGTCAACTCTGCCGCATCTCTAAAAAACAGACCCGCCTCCATGATGGGCACAAAAGGCAACGTTCTGCAGAAAGCAAAG GAGTGGGAGAAAAAATCCACCACCTAA
- the afap1l2 gene encoding actin filament-associated protein 1-like 2 isoform X4, whose protein sequence is MEKHKVLDQLLMELHRFLLILDKETLSGNATIQKGLLADLLQSYSTNSGADEEYIYMNKVIVTGKDKDEKDAKSDPLVNGKAARHVPVPQKSLPDLPPPRAGVVDREPFPLPAVPAPACIDTSESYYEEAQPYEETINDDGDAVSSSYESYDEEEVTRGKSTQHQWPSAEASIELMKDSRICAFLWRKKWLGQWAKQLCVIKEHRLLCYKSSKEQTPLLDVSLLGCSVVYKEKQLKRKEHKLKIIPVGGEAIVLGLQSKEQTEQWLKVIQEISPKPTENCDPSVSDSSRLICTKGDQSERYSVASESGSSTDSHAETPESKDVKKKSGAGLMFSNLINIGKKKTSSLENPDKCVDTSGYLNVLVNSNWRTCWCLIKNGQLWFYQDKGKNKVSQPAVSLEGCSILPDPSPEHLYSFKINMDGTQLATLEAKTSEDMGHWLGLLLSQTGTKTDPEELAYDYVNSERVSSIVNAAKTSLYFMQRRYSEPNTYIDTPPSIPHTSDDLYDDVASLADPEDAEGSGLPDPEDNNLQENNETCTQNAKDSTGTEHDNENRIYLDLVPVRSFLHTSCASKVSPSKDTCAPFPTPVEDQEDSSCQTKEVSSANLPEPTAVVNETSSSYAGCKPEQERPLTPTSHPQTKPVRSSSQSQETTKKMSLGIPQVLISAGGQKGPTTAGFPHSPQLLRPKAYTMGSTGAIEVKLGRNRTEADVRRYIDERDRLEKEREEVRSNLANLRKERRDTKEELSACQDPKLQASLEARLKEKEEACRVAERHRVEVELQLVEVRESLKKVESGPFTLGTTLDSSLQDTPTPKAAALPAVQSPPSPSSAPSQPSNSNVSADSASPVNSAASLKNRPASMMGTKGNVLQKAKEWEKKSTT, encoded by the exons GTGCTGACGAGGAGTATATCTATATGAACAAAGTCATCGTTACTGGAAAGGACAAAGATGAAAAAG ATGCCAAATCAGATCCCTTGGTGAATGGAAAAGCAGCAAGACATGTACCTGTCCCACAGAAGAGCCTTCCTGACCTGCCACCCCCAAGAGCA GGTGTGGTGGATCGGGAGCCTTTCCCTTTACCTGCAGTTCCTGCTCCAGCCTGTATAGACACTTCAGAGAGTTACTATGAGGAGGCTCAGCCCTATGAGGAAACCATCAATG ATGACGGGGATGCTGTTAGCAGTTCATATGAGTCCTACGATGAGGAGGAAGTGACCAGAGGAAAGTCAACACAGCACCAGTGGCCATCAGCTGAGGCTTCCATTGAGTTGATGAAGGACTCTCGGATATGCGCCTTCCTGTGGAGGAAGAAGTGGTTGGGACAGTGGGCCAAACAGTTGTGTGTCATCAAAGAGCATCGCCTGCTG TGTTATAAAAGCTCGAAGGAGCAGACACCTCTGCTGGATGTGAGTCTGCTGGGCTGCAGTGTGGTCTACAAGGAAAAGCAGCTTAAGAGAAAAGAGCACAAGCTGAAGATCATTCCTGTAGGAGGGGAGGCCATCGTGCTGGGCCTGCAGAGCAAGGAGCAGACAGAGCAGTGGTTAAAG GTGATTCAGGAGATCAGTCCAAAGCCAACTGAAAACTGTGACCCATCTGTGTCTGACTCCTCAAGGCTCATTTGTACTAAG GGAGACCAGAGTGAAAGATACTCGGTAGCTTCAGAGAgcggcagcagcactgacagccATGCTGAAACACCCGAAAGCAAAGATG tgaagAAGAAATCTGGTGCAGGCTTGATGTTCAGCAACCTTATAAACATTGGCAAGAAAAAAACGTCTTCCTTAGAAAACCCAGACAAATGCGTGGACACATCAG GCTACCTCAACGTGCTGGTGAATAGCAACTGGCGGACCTGCTGGTGTCTAATCAAGAACGGTCAACTGTGGTTCTACCAGGACAAGGGCAAAAACAAAGTGAGTCAGCCAGCTGTGAGTCTGGAGGGCTGCAGTATTTTGCCTGACCCCAGCCCCGAGCACCTGTACTCCTTTAAGATTAACATGGACGGCACACAGCTGGCAACCCTGGAG GCTAAGACATCGGAAGACATGGGCCACTGGCTGGGCCTCTTGCTGTCACAGACCGGGACCAAAACTGACCCAGAGGAGCTGGCGTACGACTACGTCAACTCCGAGAGGGTCTCAAGTATTGTCAACGCAGCCAAGACTTCCCTATA cTTCATGCAGAGAAGATATTCTGAGCCAAACACCTACATAGATACGCCACCATCCATCCCTCACACCTCCGATGACCTGTACGATGATGTGGCATCTCTAGCTGATCCCGAG GATGCTGAAGGGAGCGGCCTCCCTGACCCAGAGGACAACAACCTTcaggaaaataatgaaacatgcacacagaatgCCAAGGACTCCACGGGAACTGAGCATGACAATGAAAACAGGATTTACCTGGACCTTGTTCCTGTGCGCTCCTTCCTCCATACATCCTGTGCAAGTAAAGTCTCACCTTCCAAAGACACTTGTGCACCTTTTCCAACCCCTGTAGAGGACCAGGAGGACTCCTCATGCCAAACTAAAGAG GTCAGTTCAGCGAACCTTCCAGAGCCAACGGCAGTAGTAAATGAAACAAGTTCAAGCTATGCTGGCTGCAAACCAGAACAAGAGCGCCCCCTTACTCCCACTTCTCACCCACAAACTAAACCAGTTAGGTCCTCATCCCAAAGCCAGGAGACAACCAAAAAGATGAGCCTGGGAATCCCACAGGTCTTAATCTCTGCTGGGGGACAGAAAGGCCCGACTACAGCTGGGTTTCCTCACAGCCCTCAACTGCTGCGACCAAAGGCATATACAATGG GGTCCACTGGTGCAATTGAAGTGAAACTGGGCAGGAACCGCACAGAGGCAGACGTGCGACGCTACATCGATGAGCGCGATCGTCttgagaaagaaagggaggaagtgCGGAGCAACCTGGCAAACCTGAGGAAGGAAAGGAGGGACACCAAAGAGGAGCTCAGTGCCTGCCAAG ACCCCAAGCTGCAGGCCTCATTAGAAGCTCGTttgaaggagaaggaggaggcgTGTCGGGTGGCAGAGCGCCACAGGGTAGAAGTGGAGCTTCAATTGGTGGAAGTGAGGGAGAGTCTGAAGAAGGTGGAGTCTGGGCCTTTCACACTGGGAACCACACTGGACAGTAGCCTCCAGGACACACCGACT CCTAAAGCTGCGGCTCTGCCTGCTGTTCAGTCACCACCGTCACCATCGTCAGCCCCATCCCAACCCTCCAACAGCAACGTCAGCGCAGACTCAGCTTCACCTGTCAACTCTGCCGCATCTCTAAAAAACAGACCCGCCTCCATGATGGGCACAAAAGGCAACGTTCTGCAGAAAGCAAAG GAGTGGGAGAAAAAATCCACCACCTAA
- the afap1l2 gene encoding actin filament-associated protein 1-like 2 isoform X3 — protein MEKHKVLDQLLMELHRFLLILDKETLSGNATIQKGLLADLLQSYSTNSGADEEYIYMNKVIVTGKDKDEKDAKSDPLVNGKAARHVPVPQKSLPDLPPPRAGVVDREPFPLPAVPAPACIDTSESYYEEAQPYEETINDLDFFNLLSGPWMRVQSSDSVVYAVITGDDGDAVSSSYESYDEEEVTRGKSTQHQWPSAEASIELMKDSRICAFLWRKKWLGQWAKQLCVIKEHRLLCYKSSKEQTPLLDVSLLGCSVVYKEKQLKRKEHKLKIIPVGGEAIVLGLQSKEQTEQWLKVIQEISPKPTENCDPSVSDSSRLICTKGDQSERYSVASESGSSTDSHAETPESKDVKKKSGAGLMFSNLINIGKKKTSSLENPDKCVDTSGYLNVLVNSNWRTCWCLIKNGQLWFYQDKGKNKVSQPAVSLEGCSILPDPSPEHLYSFKINMDGTQLATLEAKTSEDMGHWLGLLLSQTGTKTDPEELAYDYVNSERVSSIVNAAKTSLYFMQRRYSEPNTYIDTPPSIPHTSDDLYDDVASLADPEDAEGSGLPDPEDNNLQENNETCTQNAKDSTGTEHDNENRIYLDLVPVRSFLHTSCASKVSPSKDTCAPFPTPVEDQEDSSCQTKEVSSANLPEPTAVVNETSSSYAGCKPEQERPLTPTSHPQTKPVRSSSQSQETTKKMSLGIPQVLISAGGQKGPTTAGFPHSPQLLRPKAYTMGSTGAIEVKLGRNRTEADVRRYIDERDRLEKEREEVRSNLANLRKERRDTKEELSACQDPKLQASLEARLKEKEEACRVAERHRVEVELQLVEVRESLKKVESGPFTLGTTLDSSLQDTPTPKAAALPAVQSPPSPSSAPSQPSNSNVSADSASPVNSAASLKNRPASMMGTKGNVLQKAKEWEKKSTT, from the exons GTGCTGACGAGGAGTATATCTATATGAACAAAGTCATCGTTACTGGAAAGGACAAAGATGAAAAAG ATGCCAAATCAGATCCCTTGGTGAATGGAAAAGCAGCAAGACATGTACCTGTCCCACAGAAGAGCCTTCCTGACCTGCCACCCCCAAGAGCA GGTGTGGTGGATCGGGAGCCTTTCCCTTTACCTGCAGTTCCTGCTCCAGCCTGTATAGACACTTCAGAGAGTTACTATGAGGAGGCTCAGCCCTATGAGGAAACCATCAATG ATCTGGATTTTTTCAACCTCCTCTCAGGGCCCTGGATGCGAGTGCAGAGCTCTGACAGTGTGGTATATGCTGTTATCACCGGGG ATGACGGGGATGCTGTTAGCAGTTCATATGAGTCCTACGATGAGGAGGAAGTGACCAGAGGAAAGTCAACACAGCACCAGTGGCCATCAGCTGAGGCTTCCATTGAGTTGATGAAGGACTCTCGGATATGCGCCTTCCTGTGGAGGAAGAAGTGGTTGGGACAGTGGGCCAAACAGTTGTGTGTCATCAAAGAGCATCGCCTGCTG TGTTATAAAAGCTCGAAGGAGCAGACACCTCTGCTGGATGTGAGTCTGCTGGGCTGCAGTGTGGTCTACAAGGAAAAGCAGCTTAAGAGAAAAGAGCACAAGCTGAAGATCATTCCTGTAGGAGGGGAGGCCATCGTGCTGGGCCTGCAGAGCAAGGAGCAGACAGAGCAGTGGTTAAAG GTGATTCAGGAGATCAGTCCAAAGCCAACTGAAAACTGTGACCCATCTGTGTCTGACTCCTCAAGGCTCATTTGTACTAAG GGAGACCAGAGTGAAAGATACTCGGTAGCTTCAGAGAgcggcagcagcactgacagccATGCTGAAACACCCGAAAGCAAAGATG tgaagAAGAAATCTGGTGCAGGCTTGATGTTCAGCAACCTTATAAACATTGGCAAGAAAAAAACGTCTTCCTTAGAAAACCCAGACAAATGCGTGGACACATCAG GCTACCTCAACGTGCTGGTGAATAGCAACTGGCGGACCTGCTGGTGTCTAATCAAGAACGGTCAACTGTGGTTCTACCAGGACAAGGGCAAAAACAAAGTGAGTCAGCCAGCTGTGAGTCTGGAGGGCTGCAGTATTTTGCCTGACCCCAGCCCCGAGCACCTGTACTCCTTTAAGATTAACATGGACGGCACACAGCTGGCAACCCTGGAG GCTAAGACATCGGAAGACATGGGCCACTGGCTGGGCCTCTTGCTGTCACAGACCGGGACCAAAACTGACCCAGAGGAGCTGGCGTACGACTACGTCAACTCCGAGAGGGTCTCAAGTATTGTCAACGCAGCCAAGACTTCCCTATA cTTCATGCAGAGAAGATATTCTGAGCCAAACACCTACATAGATACGCCACCATCCATCCCTCACACCTCCGATGACCTGTACGATGATGTGGCATCTCTAGCTGATCCCGAG GATGCTGAAGGGAGCGGCCTCCCTGACCCAGAGGACAACAACCTTcaggaaaataatgaaacatgcacacagaatgCCAAGGACTCCACGGGAACTGAGCATGACAATGAAAACAGGATTTACCTGGACCTTGTTCCTGTGCGCTCCTTCCTCCATACATCCTGTGCAAGTAAAGTCTCACCTTCCAAAGACACTTGTGCACCTTTTCCAACCCCTGTAGAGGACCAGGAGGACTCCTCATGCCAAACTAAAGAG GTCAGTTCAGCGAACCTTCCAGAGCCAACGGCAGTAGTAAATGAAACAAGTTCAAGCTATGCTGGCTGCAAACCAGAACAAGAGCGCCCCCTTACTCCCACTTCTCACCCACAAACTAAACCAGTTAGGTCCTCATCCCAAAGCCAGGAGACAACCAAAAAGATGAGCCTGGGAATCCCACAGGTCTTAATCTCTGCTGGGGGACAGAAAGGCCCGACTACAGCTGGGTTTCCTCACAGCCCTCAACTGCTGCGACCAAAGGCATATACAATGG GGTCCACTGGTGCAATTGAAGTGAAACTGGGCAGGAACCGCACAGAGGCAGACGTGCGACGCTACATCGATGAGCGCGATCGTCttgagaaagaaagggaggaagtgCGGAGCAACCTGGCAAACCTGAGGAAGGAAAGGAGGGACACCAAAGAGGAGCTCAGTGCCTGCCAAG ACCCCAAGCTGCAGGCCTCATTAGAAGCTCGTttgaaggagaaggaggaggcgTGTCGGGTGGCAGAGCGCCACAGGGTAGAAGTGGAGCTTCAATTGGTGGAAGTGAGGGAGAGTCTGAAGAAGGTGGAGTCTGGGCCTTTCACACTGGGAACCACACTGGACAGTAGCCTCCAGGACACACCGACT CCTAAAGCTGCGGCTCTGCCTGCTGTTCAGTCACCACCGTCACCATCGTCAGCCCCATCCCAACCCTCCAACAGCAACGTCAGCGCAGACTCAGCTTCACCTGTCAACTCTGCCGCATCTCTAAAAAACAGACCCGCCTCCATGATGGGCACAAAAGGCAACGTTCTGCAGAAAGCAAAG GAGTGGGAGAAAAAATCCACCACCTAA